In one Colletotrichum destructivum chromosome 2, complete sequence genomic region, the following are encoded:
- a CDS encoding Putative glycoside hydrolase, family 3, glycoside hydrolase family 3 domain, immunoglobulin — translation MTIVPAPSKVAIFDVEDVLSKLTLHEKAELLSGIDFWHTQSVPRLGVPSIRLSDGPNGVRGTRFFNGVAAACFPCGTGLAATWDTALLEQAGNLMGLEARAKGVHVLLGPTVNMQRSPLGGRGFESFSEDPVLAGLCASSVVLGIQSTGVQAAIKHFVANDQEHERMAVSSVVTERALREIYLMPFQIAVRDAHPASFMTSYNKVNGTHVSEDENLLQNVLRGEWKWEGLVMSDWYGTYSTVEALEAGLDLEMPGPSRWRGQLVNHAVSSKKLLPDTIDQRVRAVLKSVQRAVATGIPEHAEEEGRDLPETAALLRQIAGDSVVLLKNEKKTLPFHKTKTVLIIGPNAKVATYCGGGSATLRPYYAVTPFEAISKKAQNVIYSPGCHAHKMLPILGPRLRTEGGQAGVTFNAFDKPESDTKRKPVDTIHLIDTNMYFADYYHPALTEDLWWGEIEASYTADDTGPFEFGLCVHGTARLYVDGELLIDNETVQRGGGSFFNVGTVEETGILHVVAGQTYKIKVIFASGAASKVKDAEGVVSFGGGGVRIGGAEVLDADKEIDRAAELAKSVDQVVVCVGLNADFEQEGHDRQHMSLPGRTDELISAVAAANPSTTVVVQSGTPVAMPWAASVSAIIQAWYGGNETGNAIADVLFGDTNPSGKLPLSFPIRVEDNPAFLNYRSDNGRVLYGEDVFVGYRYYEAVKRAVLYPFGWGLSYTSFVINGLHVLHEFVDGDEKLLVRGVVSNEGEVLGSEVIQVYVSPCNPSVSRPSKELKGFTKVRVSAGASASVQVLVSKKYALSFWDEPRRKWVIEAGNYDIFVGPNSVETHLAATISVEKTTWWSGL, via the exons atgacgataGTCCCTGCTCCCAGCAAAGTGGCCATCTTCGATGTTGAAGATGTCCTTAGCAAGCTTACCCTTCACGAAAAAGCCGAACTTCTTTCAG GGATTGACTTCTGGCACACCCAAAGCGTGCCCCGTCTTGGGGTTCCGTCCATCAGGCTCTCAGATGGGCCAAATGGGGTTCGCGGAACCAGGTTCTTCAATGGTGTCGCAGCCGCCTGTTTTCCTTGCGGCACGGGCCTTGCAGCAACATGGGACACGGCTTTGCTTGAGCAAGCCGGAAATCTCATGGGGTTAGAAGCCAGGGCGAAGGGAGTCCACGTTCTACTAGGACCTACAGTGAACATGCAACGCAGTCCTTTGGGAGGCAGAGGGTTTGAGTCGTTCTCCGAAGACCCTGTCTTGGCCGGCCTGTGTGCATCTTCTGTGGTCCTCGGCATCCAGAGTACTGGAGTACAGGCTGCCATAAAGCACTTTGTGGCCAACGACCAGGAGCATGAGCGAATGGCAGTGAGCTCGGTTGTCACAGAGCGCGCTCTTCGTGAAATCTACTTAATGCCTTTCCAGATTGCAGTTCGCGATGCGCACCCTGCGTCTTTTATGACTTCCTACAACAAGGTCAACGGGACGCATGTGAGCGAGGATGAAAACCTCCTACAGAATGTTTTGCGAGGCGAGTGGAAATGGGAGGGCCTTGTCATGAGCGACTG GTACGGGACATACTCTACGGTCGAGGCGTTGGAGGCTGGACTTGACTTGGAAATGCCGGGTCCTAGCCGCTGGCGGGGTCAATTGGTCAACCACGCTGTTTCCTCCAAGAAGTTGCTCCCTGATACCATCGATCAGAGAGTCCGGGCAGTTTTGAAGTCTGTCCAACGAGCTGTGGCGACAGGCATTCCAGAGCAtgcagaagaggagggtCGAGACTTGCCAGAGACTGCGGCTCTATTGCGTCAAATTGCCGGAGACTCGGTCGTTCTGCTGAAGAATGAGAAGAAAACACTGCCTTTCCATAAAACCAAGACT GTTCTCATAATTGGGCCAAATGCAAAAGTTGCGACCTACTGCGGAGGAGGATCTGCGACTCTGCGCCCTTACTATGCCGTCACGCCGTTTGAAGCCATCTCTAAGAAGGCTCAGAATGTGATCTATTCACCAGGTTGTCACGCACACAAGATGCTGCCCATACTCGGCCCTAGACTGAGGACGGAGGGTGGTCAAGCTGGAGTCACATTCAACGCTTTCGACAAGCCAGAGAGCGATACTAAACGGAAGCCGGTTGACACAATACATCTGATCGACACTAACATGTACTTCGCCGACTACTACCACCCGGCCTTAACAGAGGACCTTTGGTGGGGTGAGATTGAGGCCTCGTACACCGCTGACGATACAGGTCCATTCGAGTTTGGCCTCTGCGTCCACGGCACCGCAAGGTTGTACGTTGATGGAGAGCTACTCATCGACAATGAGACCGTTCAGAGAGGCGGCGGGAGTTTTTTCAACGTTGGTACCGTCGAGGAGACCGGCATCTTGCATGTGGTGGCAGGACAGACCTACAAAATCAAAGTCATCTTCGCGAGCGGCGCAGCGTCCAAGGTCAAAGATGCCGAGGGCGTAGTCTCATTCGGTGGTGGGGGAGTCCGCattggcggcgccgaggttctcgacgccgacaaggaAATCGACCGCGCCGCGGAGTTGGCCAAGTCGGTGGATCAAGTTGTTGTGTGCGTTGGGCTGAATGCGGACTTTGAGCAGGAAGGCCATGATCGCCAGCACATGAGTCTCCCTGGACGAACGGACGAGTTGATCTCTGCTGTGGCTGCGGCCAACCCTTCAACCACCGTTGTCGTTCAGTCCGGCACACCAGTCGCCATGCCTTGGGCTGCATCAGTCTCCGCCATCATTCAGGCCTGGTACGGCGGGAACGAAACGGGCAATGCCATTGCTGACGTCTTGTTTGGCGACACCAACCCCTCCGGCAAGCTTCCGCTGTCTTTCCCCATTCGGGTGGAGGATAATCCGGCATTTCTCAACTATCGATCGGACAACGGTCGTGTACTGTACGGCGAAGATGTGTTTGTCGGGTATCGCTACTACGAGGCTGTCAAGAGAGCGGTTCTCTATCCCTTCGGTTGGGGATTGTCGTATACATCCTTTGTGATCAACGGGCTCCATGTCTTACACGAGTTCGTGGATGGAGATGAGAAACTCTTAGTCCGTGGAGTCGTGAGCAACGAGGGAGAGGTTCTTGGCTCCGAAGTGATTCAAGTCTACGTTTCACCTTGCAATCCATCGGTCAGTCGCCCAAGTAAAGAGTTGAAGGGATTCACCAAGGTTCGCGTCTCAGCTGGTGCGTCTGCCTCGGTTCAAGTTTTGGTCTCAAAGAAGTACGCCCTAAGTTTCTGGGATGAGCCACGAAGAAAATGGGTGATTGAGGCTGGAAACTATGACATCTTCGTTGGACCAAACAGTGTGGAAACACACTTGGCGGCGACAATCAGCGTTGAAAAAACTACATGGTGGTCGGGCTTGTAG
- a CDS encoding Putative gamma-crystallin — translation MLLPKTLAVLTGFLGAASAGVPRMRGLETSVVTPVDDLATRAEPWVEITFFNDWDFKGSSQKFRTVPDGKCYDVAVDRQNTISSLIVDNYDLGRRQCWFYKQLYCSGDVLLARAPAAVNLRNYGEFNDKIKSFKCELYSV, via the exons ATGCTTCTTCCAAAGACTCTAGCTGTACTTACAGGCTTCCTGGGTGCTGCCTCTGCTGGCGTACCTAGAATGCGTGGCTTGGAAACGAGTGTCGTCACACCAGTGGACGACCTTGCGACCCGTGCCGAGCCATGGGTCGAAATCACATTTTTTAATGACTGGGATTTCAAAGGCAGCAGCCAAAAGTTCAGAACTGTGCCGGACGGTAAATGCT ATGATGTTGCAGTGGATCGGCAGAATACTATCTCATCGCTCATTGTCGACAATTATGACCTGGGCCGACGACAATGCTGGTTTTACAA GCAACTCTATTGCTCTGGGGATGTCCTACTTGCAAGGGCGCCTGCAGCTGTCAACCTGAGGAACTATGGCGAGTTTAACGACAAAATAAAGTCGTTCAAATGTGAGCTTTATAGCGTATGA
- a CDS encoding Putative aminoglycoside phosphotransferase, protein kinase-like domain superfamily, whose protein sequence is MARPKKAGQRRATCSSKASPPKVQSQDISPVDYDEKLPFPYNNFIYKITLSKPATQDAFPNVQPYTAKPPSKGVSYVILRLSNPAAEGLNHDNRVENEAAALYLARKGLASFKPDTISIVPAVYAWQPALLSTRTSAGSLGWILMDFKQGVPLDKAFQFLSSSQKEEVLGQLADIFSGIQHAPLPESLDMYGGFTVKDGILVHGQMTILAGGPWKTYADFWSTRLSSQLGHSESSSALQGWKPNGTREKFDNFLAADLDSIFQDAGVDVSCRALVHGDLMHWNADRFLAMNNVLFDSATNKITGLVDFDFSYISHPYQEIVASFSDVGGNIIEDRGPDYTEGRLPKALLTGSFEVKDLPAEACEVWEIAKAWDAALAARNTLKPRTIAGVSVLAQLAKLEGLLCPFKVAHPVFLKNMTSEKIAEERAAAEEASVTCLGSLGF, encoded by the exons ATGGCACGACCCAAGAAGGCAGGCCAACGCAGAGCGACTTGCTCTAGTAAGGCGAGTCCTCCAAAAGTTCAATCTCAAG ATATATCGCCTGTGGACTACGACGAGAAGTTGCCTTTTCCCTACAACAACTTCATCTATAAGATTACGCTTTCAAAGCCAGCCACACAAGATGCATTTCCCAACGTACAGCCATATACTGCAAAGCCTCCGTCCAAGGGTGTGTCGTATGTCATCCTCAGGCTAAGCAACCCTGCAGCAGAAGGCTTGAATCACGACAATCGTGTCGAGAACGAGGCGGCTGCTTTGTATCTCGCACGAAAAGGTTTAGCCAGCTTCAAGCCAGACACGATCTCCATTGTCCCTGCAGTATACGCATGGCAGCCTGCCCTGCTATCTACCAGAACCTCAGCCGGCAGTCTCGGCTGGATACTCATGGATTTCAAACAAGGTGTGCCTCTCGACAAGGCTTTTCAGTTTCTCAGCAGCTCCCAAAAAGAGGAGGTATTGGGACAACTGGCGGACATATTCTCCGGTATTCAACACGCTCCTCTGCCCGAGTCACTTGACATGTATGGGGGATTCACCGTGAAAGACGGCATATTGGTACATGGGCAGATGACGATCCTCGCTGGTGGTCCGTGGAAGACTTATGCCGACTTTTGGTCCACCCGACTTTCTTCTCAGCTTGGGCACTCCGAGAGCAGTTCAGCTCTCCAGGGCTGGAAACCGAATGGAACCAGGGAAAAGTTTGACAACTTTCTCGCTGCAGACCTAGACAGCATCTTTCAAGATGCTGGTGTCGATGTTTCTTGTCGCGCTCTCGTCCATGGAGATCTGA TGCATTGGAATGCTGACCGCTTTCTAGCTATGAACAATGTCCTGTTTGACTCGGCGACTAATAAAATCACTGGGCTCGTTGATTTTGACTTCTCCTACATTTCTCACCCCTACCAGGAGATTGTCGCGTCTTTCAGCGACGTGGGAGGAAACATTATCGAAGATCGTGGTCCAGACTATACAGAGGGGCGCCTTCCAAAGGCTTTGCTCACAGGGTCGTTTGAGGTCAAGGACCTACCAGCAGAGGCTTGTGAGGTATGGGAAATCGCCAAAGCCTGGGATGCAGCCCTAGCGGCGAGAAACACACTGAAACCACGCACGATTGCTGGCGTGTCAGTTTTGGCTCAGCTAGCCAAGCTTGAAGGACTTTTGTGCCCGTTTAAAGTGGCTCACCCTGTGTTCCTGAAAAACATGACGTCGGAGAAAATTGCTGAGGAGCGAGCTGCGGCAGAGGAAGCTTCAGTAACTTGCCTCGGCTCTCTGGGATTTTGA
- a CDS encoding Putative zn(2)Cys(6) fungal-type DNA-binding domain-containing protein: MPDTPAETRAKSHRRPAYPRKRAVQACLTCRQRRTKCDNEKPSCSSCGKLGIQCVYQEFEKASFDAASLAILRRLDELETVVKNSRPEPQEQPALNFAETRFSTPSHFQSSDIEWVNSFEIRYPNVDSILNWPVFLASNLRSPTEDSPASRFDEVDLGSRPLLVSDVNADDASRLLRQFIDSFHVFNPVLDIPTLEGHVKNTSLNGFGWNAGSCLVLLVFALGTTVGQDTMPPQPSVSARHNAHFSQADAFFFAAQKRMGLLLSSSGIAEAQCFFLAGVYLMVTMRPADAWKMFARALASCHTFRPLSCENDSVLRLQQTVHWACFKSELEVRLELSIVKTSPWDLRYPDLFPNPPESLESQGEPAWYFYLAEIALRRLNNRILAFTGTIGRDSTIVSDKVTAIQEFERQAHSWAKSLPSSLRPATSKDDDMTFPDSDNGWLRFILSGHMLDCLELMYWPFVYAAVHGTLGDDRDSHLLAARGLELCTKRIYINQAGFFHRHHGTWLMIQSCTRSALMLVAARHAELDDKLPGDWQACVGEAIRLLYHWAEEVPGCYNALKFLVL, from the exons ATGCCTGACACACCTGCGGAAACCCGGGCCAAATCTCACAGACGACCCGCGTATCCCCGGAAACGAGCCGTGCAAGCTTGTTTGACCTGTCGTCAACGACGCACGAAATGCGACAACGAAAAGCCGAGTTGTTCTTCCTGTGGCAAACTGGGAATACAATGCGTGTATCAAGAGTTTGAAAAAGCAAG TTTTGATGCTGCGAGCCTAGCCATACTGAGGAGGCTAGATGAACTAGAGACTGTGGTGAAAAACAGTCGACCCGAGCCACAAGAGCAGCCTGCTCTCAACTTCGCAGAAACTCGCTTCTCAACCCCGAGTCACTTCCAATCATCCGACATCGAATGGGTCAACTCCTTTGAGATCCGATACCCCAATGTTGATTCGATTCTCAACTGGCCCGTTTTTCTCGCCTCAAACCTTCGTAGTCCAACTGAGGACTCCCCCGCTAGTCGGTTCGACGAAGTCGACCTGGGCTCGCGCCCCTTACTTGTCTCCGATGTAAACGCCGATGATGCTTCGCGGCTCCTGAGGCAGTTTATAGACAGCTTCCACGTTTTCAACCCAGTCCTCGATATTCCTACACTGGAAGGGCATGTGAAGAACACCTCGTTAAATGGGTTCGGCTGGAACGCTGGGTCCTGTCTTGTG CTGCTCGTTTTTGCATTGGGGACAACAGTTGGACAAGATACCATGCCGCCTCAGCCATCGGTTTCCGCTAGGCACAACGCACACTTTAGTCAAGCCGAtgctttcttcttcgccgcaCAGAAGCGTATGGGCTTATTACTCTCAAGCAGCGGCATAGCCGAGGCTCAATGCTTCTTTCTAGCTGGGGTATACCTTATGGTCACTATGAGGCCGGCTGATGCTTGGAAAATGTTTGCCCGAGCCCTGGCAAGCTGCCACACGTTTCGACCTTTGTCATGTGAGAACGACTCTGTCCTACGTTTGCAGCAAACTGTCCATTGGGCATGCTTCAAGTCTGAGCT CGAGGTGCGATTGGAGTTAAGTATAGTTAAAACAAGTCCTTGGGATCTTCGTTATCCGGACTTATTCCCCAATCCCCCAGAGTCACTCGAGTCCCAGGGTGAACCAGCTTGGTACTTTTATCTAGCTGAAATTGCCCTCCGCCGTCTGAACAACCGAATCTTGGCGTTCACGGGCACAATTGGCCGGGATAGTACTATCGTGTCTGATAAGGTCACTGCGATCCAAGAATTCGAGCGCCAGGCTCATAGTTG GGCCAAGTCGCTTCCTTCCAGTCTGCGGCCCGCTACAAGCAAAGATGATGACATGACATTTCCTGATAGCGATAATGGCTGGTTGCGTTTCATACTCAGTGGTCATATGCTTGATTGTTTGGAGCTTATGTACTGGCCTTTCGTTTATGCTGCTGTACACGGGACACTAGGAGATGACCGTGACTCTCATCTCTTAGCAGCCCGCGGTCTCGAGTTGTGCACCAAGCGTATTTATATCAACCAGGCAGGGTTCTTTCACAGACATCATGGCACCTGGTTAATGATACAATCATGCACAAGAAGTGCTCTGATGTTAGTTGCTGCTAGGCATGCAGAGCTAGACGATAAACTGCCTGGTGACTGGCAAGCTTGTGTTGGCGAAGCTATCAGGCTTCTGTATCACTGGGCTGAAGAGGTTCCAGGATGTTACAACGCTCTAAAGTTCTTGGTGTTGTGA